A part of Micromonospora chersina genomic DNA contains:
- a CDS encoding DUF7059 domain-containing protein codes for MDRHDMLLSPAGVDALRTALTRARFTANGIADRLGPQATGAVARNDYRAALRATEDRDPLGTLIRVFICDQTEPEPVVAAALAPLTVEEALAGGLVEPHGEGLRAGVDLEPYGDDWFVLADVPASARPGRPLHAEHVLGIGGATQTLIGATVRRPVETALDLGTGSGVQALHLSTHARRVTATDVSERALRFAATTAALNGQDWELLRGDLVAPVAGRRFDLVVSNPPFVVGPGTTTHVYRDSGRVGDAIGAELAAAAPHLLTEGGTMQYLANWVHVTGEDWAERVTGWFAGTGLDAWVIQREVADPMAYVNLWLTDVGETADPQRMAAWLDWFDAHKVEAVGFGIVSLRRAGHDEPIVRVEDLRQRVEPPLGDRVGEWFDRQDWLRARDTDGLLAARYRAADGLQLRQEATMGEEGWAVDRQVLAMPRGLRWSEEIDPLVLALVGGADGRLPLRDQLALLAAAHDVAPDELAEAAGPIVAHLVERGIVEPVAD; via the coding sequence GTGGACCGTCACGACATGCTGCTCTCCCCCGCCGGGGTCGACGCGCTGCGCACCGCCCTGACCCGGGCGCGCTTCACCGCCAACGGGATCGCCGACCGGCTCGGCCCGCAGGCCACCGGCGCGGTCGCCCGCAACGACTACCGGGCCGCCCTGCGCGCCACCGAGGACCGGGACCCGCTCGGCACGCTGATCCGGGTGTTCATCTGCGACCAGACCGAGCCGGAGCCCGTGGTGGCCGCCGCCCTCGCCCCGCTGACCGTCGAGGAGGCGCTCGCCGGTGGCCTCGTGGAGCCGCACGGCGAGGGGCTGCGCGCCGGCGTCGACCTGGAGCCGTACGGGGACGACTGGTTCGTGCTCGCCGACGTGCCGGCCAGCGCCCGCCCCGGCCGCCCGCTGCACGCCGAGCACGTGCTGGGCATCGGCGGCGCCACCCAGACGCTCATCGGCGCGACCGTGCGCCGGCCGGTGGAGACCGCGCTGGACCTGGGCACCGGCTCGGGCGTCCAGGCCCTGCACCTGTCCACCCACGCCCGCCGGGTGACCGCCACCGACGTCTCCGAGCGGGCGCTGCGCTTCGCCGCCACCACCGCAGCGCTCAACGGGCAGGACTGGGAACTGCTCCGCGGCGACCTGGTCGCCCCGGTGGCCGGCCGCCGGTTCGACCTCGTGGTGAGCAACCCGCCGTTCGTGGTCGGGCCCGGCACCACGACGCACGTCTACCGGGACTCCGGCCGGGTCGGCGACGCGATCGGCGCCGAACTGGCCGCCGCCGCCCCGCACCTGCTCACCGAGGGCGGGACCATGCAGTACCTGGCCAACTGGGTGCACGTCACCGGCGAGGACTGGGCCGAGCGGGTCACCGGCTGGTTCGCCGGCACCGGCCTGGACGCCTGGGTGATCCAGCGCGAGGTGGCGGACCCGATGGCGTACGTCAACCTGTGGCTCACCGACGTCGGCGAGACGGCCGACCCGCAGCGAATGGCCGCCTGGCTGGACTGGTTCGACGCGCACAAGGTGGAGGCCGTCGGGTTCGGCATCGTCTCGCTGCGCCGCGCCGGCCACGACGAGCCGATCGTCCGGGTGGAGGACCTGCGCCAGCGGGTCGAGCCGCCACTGGGCGACCGGGTCGGCGAGTGGTTCGACAGGCAGGACTGGCTGCGGGCCCGCGACACCGACGGGCTGCTGGCCGCGCGCTACCGGGCCGCCGACGGGCTCCAGCTGCGCCAGGAGGCCACCATGGGCGAGGAGGGCTGGGCCGTGGACCGGCAGGTCCTCGCCATGCCGCGCGGGCTGCGCTGGTCCGAGGAGATCGACCCGCTGGTGCTCGCCCTGGTCGGCGGCGCGGACGGCCGGCTGCCCCTGCGCGACCAGCTCGCCCTGCTCGCCGCCGCGCACGACGTCGCCCCGGACGAGCTGGCCGAGGCGGCCGGGCCGATCGTGGCGCACCTGGTCGAGCGGGGCATCGTCGAGCCGGTGGCGGACTGA
- a CDS encoding HhH-GPD-type base excision DNA repair protein produces the protein MEGMTLSLPIDPQANELLARSPLALLLGMVLDQQVPMEKAFSSPYVLAQRLGHEPDARELAEHDPEALVEIFARPPALHRFPKAMAARVQEVCRALVERYDGDPARLWSEVADGRELLRRVGELPGFGRQKAQIFVALLGKRFGITPDGWREAAGGYGDVDAYRSVADVTDPESLRRVREYKQRMKAEAKAAKG, from the coding sequence ATGGAGGGCATGACGCTCTCGCTGCCCATCGACCCGCAGGCCAACGAGCTGCTGGCGCGCAGCCCGCTGGCGCTGCTCCTCGGCATGGTGCTGGACCAGCAGGTGCCGATGGAGAAGGCGTTCTCCTCCCCGTACGTCCTCGCCCAGCGGCTCGGCCACGAGCCGGACGCCCGGGAGCTGGCCGAACACGACCCGGAGGCCCTGGTCGAGATCTTCGCCCGGCCGCCGGCCCTGCACCGGTTCCCCAAGGCCATGGCGGCCCGGGTGCAGGAGGTGTGCCGGGCCCTGGTCGAGCGCTACGACGGCGACCCGGCCCGGCTCTGGTCCGAGGTGGCCGACGGCCGGGAGCTGCTGCGCCGGGTCGGCGAGCTGCCCGGTTTCGGCAGGCAGAAGGCGCAGATCTTCGTCGCCCTGCTCGGCAAGCGGTTCGGGATCACCCCGGACGGCTGGCGCGAGGCGGCCGGCGGCTACGGCGACGTGGACGCGTACCGCTCGGTGGCCGACGTGACCGATCCCGAGTCGCTGCGCCGGGTCCGTGAGTACAAGCAGCGGATGAAGGCGGAGGCGAAGGCCGCGAAGGGCTGA
- the dtd gene encoding D-aminoacyl-tRNA deacylase encodes MRAVVQTVGRAAVTVDGEVVGEIADGLLVLLGVTHTDTPQVAATMARKIHELRILDDERSAADTGAPVLVVSQFTLYGDARKGRRPSWTAAAPAEVAEPLVDAVVRELRQRGAKVETGRFRTHMLVESVNVGPRTLLLDL; translated from the coding sequence ATGCGGGCCGTGGTGCAGACGGTCGGCCGGGCCGCCGTGACTGTCGACGGCGAGGTGGTCGGCGAGATCGCCGACGGGCTGCTGGTGCTGCTCGGGGTGACCCACACGGACACCCCGCAGGTGGCCGCCACCATGGCCCGCAAGATCCACGAGCTGCGCATCCTGGACGACGAGCGCAGCGCCGCCGACACCGGCGCCCCCGTCCTCGTGGTCAGCCAGTTCACCCTCTACGGCGACGCCCGCAAGGGCCGACGCCCGAGCTGGACCGCCGCGGCCCCCGCCGAGGTGGCCGAACCCCTGGTGGACGCGGTGGTCCGCGAGCTGCGCCAACGAGGTGCCAAGGTGGAGACCGGCCGCTTCCGCACCCACATGCTCGTCGAGAGCGTCAACGTCGGCCCCCGCACCCTCCTCCTGGACCTCTGA
- a CDS encoding sporulation protein — MVFKRLMQAMGVGGPSVETVLANPNCRPGGQLEGRIQVVGGDHPVDVSYVALGLVTRVEVESGDSEYDTTQEFGRAQVTGAFRLDPGQRYDVPFRFQVPWETPLTDLYGQHLHGMTMGLRTELEVARAVDKGDLDAVAVHPLPAQERLLEALLRLGFRFARADVERGHIYGLRQSLPFYQEIEFHPAPQYARAMNQLELTFVTDPHQMHVVLELDKRGGLFTEGHDAFGRFTVDHATADRTDWTAQLDGWLRQSLSRRGLFF, encoded by the coding sequence GTGGTCTTCAAGCGGCTCATGCAGGCGATGGGTGTGGGTGGACCGTCGGTGGAGACGGTGCTGGCCAACCCGAACTGCCGTCCCGGCGGCCAGTTGGAGGGCCGGATCCAGGTGGTCGGCGGCGACCACCCGGTGGACGTGAGCTACGTCGCACTGGGCCTGGTCACCCGTGTCGAGGTGGAGAGCGGCGACTCGGAGTACGACACCACCCAGGAGTTCGGCCGGGCCCAGGTGACCGGCGCGTTCCGGCTGGACCCGGGGCAGCGGTACGACGTGCCGTTCCGCTTCCAGGTGCCCTGGGAGACCCCGCTCACCGACCTGTACGGCCAGCACCTGCACGGCATGACCATGGGGCTGCGCACCGAGCTGGAGGTGGCCCGGGCGGTCGACAAGGGCGACCTGGACGCGGTGGCGGTGCACCCGCTGCCGGCGCAGGAGCGGCTGCTGGAGGCGCTGCTGCGGCTGGGCTTCCGCTTCGCCCGGGCCGACGTCGAGCGTGGCCACATCTACGGCCTGCGGCAGAGCCTGCCGTTCTACCAGGAGATCGAGTTCCACCCGGCGCCCCAGTACGCGCGCGCCATGAACCAGCTCGAACTCACCTTCGTCACCGACCCGCACCAGATGCACGTGGTGCTGGAGCTGGACAAGCGCGGCGGCCTGTTCACCGAGGGGCACGACGCCTTCGGCCGTTTCACCGTCGACCACGCCACGGCGGACCGCACCGACTGGACCGCCCAGCTCGACGGCTGGCTCCGCCAGTCCCTGTCCCGCCGGGGCCTCTTCTTCTGA